In Ignavibacteria bacterium, the DNA window GCGCACCTGTTCTGGTTGCGTAATCTATAAGCTCTGCTTTGTTTGCAGGCCATGGAGCATCGTCGAGATATGATGCTAACTCCAATGTCCAGACCATTAAATAACCTCCAAGTTAATTTAGTATTTTTAAAATTTTCTTATTCAAAATCATGTTCAAAATATTCAGTGCTTCTTCCGTAACGTAAGCTGTCTTTGTTCCTTCCGTTTCTGGAATTGCTCTCTATCTTTTGGGCTAATTGTTTTTCAAATACCTTCGCGGCATCATAGCCGTAATGCTTGCAAAGATAGTTAAGTGCTATAACTTCTGCAATGACAGTAATATTCTTACCCGGAAAAATGGGTAGATTTATTTTCTCAACATCAACTCCCAGTACGTTTATCATCTTGGAATCAAGACCTGTCCTGTCATAAGCCTTTTCGCTGTCCCAGTGCTCAAGCTCAACAATTACCTCAACTCTCTTTTGGTATCTTATTGCTCTTATGCCGAAAATTCTCTTTATATCAATTATCCCCAGTCCCCTTATCTCCATAAAATGTTTTACAAGTGATGTCCCCGAACCCATCAGAACATTTTCGTATTTTTTGGATACTATCGTTATATCGTCTGCTACAAGCCTGTGTCCTCTCTCTACTAAATCTAATGCAATTTCACTCTTTCCGATTCCCGACCATCCGCAAAATAATAATCCAACGCCATACACATCAACAAATGAAGAATGTATAGCTGCCTGAACTGAAAATTGATCATCCAGAAAATCACTTAACAGCGATACCAGCGTTGTCGAATGATGAGAAGTCACAAAAACTGGTACACGATTCTTGTCAGCATATTTAAGTATTTCTGCAGTGGGTTTGTTTCCGTGCGTAAATATAA includes these proteins:
- the hprK gene encoding HPr(Ser) kinase/phosphatase, translating into MIDSLKNIKHIKKDNITVEFFFNQCKDRFKLKKATKSDIDTKRLITDKDLHRPGLALAGYVELFSFTRIQIFGNTENRYLSKLTKQERIKVFKKYFSFSVPCIIFTHGNKPTAEILKYADKNRVPVFVTSHHSTTLVSLLSDFLDDQFSVQAAIHSSFVDVYGVGLLFCGWSGIGKSEIALDLVERGHRLVADDITIVSKKYENVLMGSGTSLVKHFMEIRGLGIIDIKRIFGIRAIRYQKRVEVIVELEHWDSEKAYDRTGLDSKMINVLGVDVEKINLPIFPGKNITVIAEVIALNYLCKHYGYDAAKVFEKQLAQKIESNSRNGRNKDSLRYGRSTEYFEHDFE